The following coding sequences lie in one uncultured Bacteroides sp. genomic window:
- a CDS encoding low molecular weight protein-tyrosine-phosphatase: MEKRILFVCLGNICRSPLAEGIMQTYLEREGLENTIKVDSAGILSYHQGELPDPRMRTHAIKRGYNLVSRSRPVKGDDFDNFDLILGMDDRNINDLRELAPSPEAQQKIRRMADFCQRIPADCVPDPYFGGASGFEHVLDILEDACEGLLKYLKNSLKE, translated from the coding sequence ATAGAAAAAAGAATCCTTTTCGTCTGTCTCGGCAACATCTGTCGTTCACCACTGGCAGAAGGAATTATGCAAACTTATCTTGAAAGAGAAGGACTGGAAAACACGATCAAAGTGGACTCCGCAGGCATACTAAGTTATCATCAGGGGGAATTGCCGGATCCGCGAATGCGCACACATGCAATAAAGCGTGGATACAATCTGGTTAGCAGATCCCGACCAGTAAAGGGTGACGACTTTGATAATTTTGACCTTATATTAGGTATGGACGACCGAAACATTAATGATCTCAGGGAATTGGCTCCATCTCCTGAAGCGCAGCAAAAGATACGCCGCATGGCGGATTTCTGTCAACGCATTCCCGCAGATTGTGTACCTGACCCCTACTTTGGCGGGGCATCAGGATTTGAACACGTTTTAGATATCTTGGAGGATGCTTGTGAAGGATTGCTGAAATATTTAAAAAACAGCCTGAAAGAATAA
- a CDS encoding HDIG domain-containing metalloprotein, giving the protein MNKLRNRKRSSYKDLIYKALIFLATVAVIVNFLPRSGKFNYQFDIDKPWKYGLLTASFDFPIYKDEALVRQQQDSILRFYQPYFVYNQTMEQKALVKFKADSQQKLKNKIPSIRYYQHVNTILQHIYKIGIVPSAQMTDLKKQHIQTVMVAQEKMANAKPASELYTIKTAYEYLLNADTVQFSKEILRQCDLDNYIIPNLRYDKRKSDGARNELLGTISFASGLVQSGQKIIDRGEILNDRTYRILESLKKESIKRSSSIDQQRLIFVGQILFVCVLMFYFMLYLDLFRKDYYQHKGGLSLLFALTIFYSVLTALMVKYNILNVYMIPYAMMPIVIRVFLDSRTAFMTHTITILLCSITLRYPYEFIILQLTAGIVAIYSLRELSQRSQLFRSALLIVLSYVALNFSLELIHENDISKINLGMYLNFVINGILLLFAYPFLFLLEKTFGFTSNVTLVELSNINNDLLRKLSEVAPGTFQHSMQVSNLAAEAAIRVGGKSQLVRTGALYHDIGKMENPAFFTENQSGVNPHKSLSYEQSAQVVISHVSDGLKLAEKNDLPKVIKDFISTHHGTGKTKYFYVSYKNENPDKDIDEEVFTYPGPNPFSKETAILMMADSVEAASRSLSEYTEESINSLVDKIIDSQVEEGFFKYCPITFKDIATVKLVFKEKLRTVYHTRISYPELKKTGIK; this is encoded by the coding sequence ATGAATAAGTTAAGGAATAGAAAACGCTCTTCATATAAAGATTTGATATATAAGGCGCTGATTTTTCTGGCTACTGTGGCAGTGATAGTCAATTTTTTGCCTCGCAGCGGGAAGTTTAACTATCAATTTGATATTGATAAACCTTGGAAATATGGACTGCTAACTGCCTCCTTTGATTTCCCTATTTATAAGGATGAGGCACTTGTCAGGCAGCAACAAGACAGTATTCTGAGGTTTTACCAACCATATTTTGTATATAATCAAACTATGGAGCAAAAGGCTCTTGTGAAGTTTAAAGCCGATTCTCAGCAGAAACTGAAAAATAAAATCCCTTCAATTCGTTATTATCAACATGTAAACACAATATTGCAGCACATTTACAAGATTGGCATTGTACCTAGTGCTCAAATGACAGATTTAAAGAAACAACATATTCAGACAGTAATGGTGGCGCAAGAGAAAATGGCAAATGCCAAACCTGCTTCTGAACTTTATACGATTAAAACTGCCTATGAATATTTACTGAATGCTGACACTGTTCAATTCAGTAAGGAAATACTTCGTCAATGCGATCTGGATAATTATATTATTCCTAATTTGAGATACGATAAAAGGAAATCCGATGGGGCAAGGAATGAGCTTTTAGGCACTATTTCCTTTGCCAGTGGTTTGGTTCAATCTGGTCAGAAAATTATAGATAGGGGTGAAATACTAAATGATCGTACCTATCGTATCCTTGAATCTCTCAAAAAGGAATCTATAAAAAGAAGTAGCTCTATTGACCAACAACGTCTCATTTTTGTGGGACAGATATTATTTGTCTGTGTTTTGATGTTTTATTTCATGCTTTATCTTGATTTGTTTAGGAAGGATTATTACCAACATAAGGGGGGATTGTCATTGCTGTTTGCACTTACTATCTTTTACTCAGTACTAACGGCTTTAATGGTAAAGTATAATATTTTAAACGTTTATATGATTCCTTACGCGATGATGCCCATTGTTATCCGAGTCTTTCTTGATTCGCGGACAGCCTTCATGACTCATACGATAACTATTTTACTATGCTCCATAACATTGCGTTATCCTTACGAATTTATTATATTGCAGTTGACGGCTGGAATTGTGGCTATCTATAGTTTGCGTGAATTGTCTCAACGCTCTCAATTATTCCGGTCGGCTCTTTTAATTGTGCTAAGTTACGTTGCTTTGAATTTTTCTCTAGAACTGATTCACGAAAATGATATTTCGAAAATCAATTTAGGTATGTATCTGAACTTTGTTATAAATGGCATTTTGTTACTCTTCGCTTACCCTTTTCTATTCCTTCTGGAAAAAACGTTTGGATTTACTTCCAATGTAACTTTGGTAGAACTTTCTAATATCAACAACGACTTGTTGCGGAAATTGTCGGAAGTGGCGCCTGGAACATTTCAACACTCCATGCAGGTGTCGAATCTGGCTGCTGAAGCTGCTATCAGAGTGGGTGGGAAAAGCCAGCTTGTAAGAACTGGAGCTCTATATCATGATATTGGAAAAATGGAAAACCCTGCATTCTTTACAGAGAATCAGTCGGGGGTAAATCCGCATAAGTCGTTAAGCTATGAACAGAGCGCACAAGTGGTTATTAGCCATGTGTCTGACGGGCTAAAACTGGCTGAAAAAAACGACTTACCGAAAGTAATTAAAGATTTTATCAGCACACACCATGGTACGGGTAAAACAAAATATTTTTATGTCTCTTATAAAAATGAAAATCCGGATAAAGATATTGATGAAGAAGTCTTTACTTATCCGGGCCCTAATCCCTTTTCCAAAGAAACGGCCATCCTGATGATGGCGGATTCTGTGGAAGCTGCTTCACGTAGCTTATCCGAATATACGGAAGAGTCTATCAATAGTTTGGTGGATAAGATTATTGATTCACAAGTGGAGGAGGGATTCTTTAAATATTGCCCTATTACGTTTAAGGATATAGCTACTGTAAAATTAGTGTTTAAAGAGAAACTTCGTACAGTTTATCATACACGAATCAGTTATCCGGAATTAAAAAAGACAGGAATCAAGTAA
- the gltX gene encoding glutamate--tRNA ligase has translation MTERKVRVRFAPSPTGALHIGGVRTALYNYLFARQHDGEMIFRIEDTDSHRFVPGAEEYIIEAFQWLGIKFDEGVSFGGNYGPYRQSERREIYKKYVTILLDNKKAYIAFDTPEELEAKRTEIQNFQYDASTRLFMRNSLTLSAEEVNSLINSGKQYVVRMKIEPNEDVHVHDIIRGEVIINSSILDDKVLYKSADELPTYHLANIVDDHLMEVSHVIRGEEWLPSAPLHVLLYRAFGWEDTMPEFAHLPLLLKPDGNGKLSKRDGDRLGFPVFPLQWNDPKTGEISSGYRETGYLPEAVINFLALLGWNPGNDQEIMSMEELIKLFDLQRCSKAGAKFDYEKGKWFNHQYIQLKSNEEIATLFLPYLKEQGMEAPFDKVVTVVGLMKERVSFVKDLWEQCKFFFIAPTEYDEKTIKKRWKEDSPVQMTELMHVLEAIDDFSLENQEKIVMDWIASKEYHLGNIMNAFRLTLVGEGKGPHMFDISAVLGKEETVARMKRAIDVIKK, from the coding sequence ATGACAGAAAGAAAAGTAAGAGTTCGTTTTGCTCCAAGTCCAACAGGAGCATTACATATTGGCGGAGTACGCACAGCATTATACAATTATTTATTTGCCCGCCAACATGATGGGGAAATGATATTTCGCATAGAAGACACTGATTCTCACCGATTTGTTCCTGGGGCAGAAGAATACATCATTGAGGCTTTCCAATGGTTAGGAATTAAGTTCGATGAAGGAGTAAGCTTTGGTGGAAACTATGGACCTTACCGTCAATCTGAACGCAGAGAAATATACAAGAAGTATGTAACAATCTTATTAGATAACAAGAAAGCATACATCGCTTTTGATACACCTGAAGAGCTGGAAGCCAAACGCACAGAAATACAAAATTTTCAATATGATGCTTCTACCCGGCTCTTTATGCGTAATTCTTTGACTCTTTCCGCAGAAGAAGTTAACAGCTTAATCAATTCAGGGAAACAATACGTAGTAAGGATGAAGATTGAGCCTAACGAAGACGTTCATGTTCATGATATAATCCGCGGAGAAGTCATCATCAATTCTTCTATTTTGGACGATAAAGTTTTATATAAATCTGCAGATGAATTGCCAACCTATCATCTCGCCAATATCGTGGATGATCATTTAATGGAAGTATCCCACGTAATACGTGGAGAAGAATGGTTGCCTTCTGCACCATTACATGTACTTCTTTACCGTGCCTTTGGATGGGAAGATACGATGCCGGAATTTGCTCACCTTCCGCTTTTACTTAAACCGGACGGAAATGGCAAACTCAGTAAACGAGATGGAGATCGTCTTGGGTTCCCAGTGTTCCCTTTGCAATGGAACGATCCTAAAACCGGAGAAATATCTTCAGGTTACCGCGAGACCGGTTATCTGCCTGAAGCTGTGATCAATTTCCTTGCACTTCTTGGATGGAATCCAGGTAATGATCAGGAAATTATGTCAATGGAAGAACTCATTAAACTATTTGATCTCCAGAGATGTAGCAAGGCCGGTGCAAAATTTGATTACGAAAAAGGTAAATGGTTCAACCACCAGTATATCCAGTTAAAATCTAACGAAGAGATAGCAACACTATTTTTGCCGTACCTGAAAGAACAAGGCATGGAAGCTCCGTTTGATAAGGTTGTTACAGTTGTAGGTTTAATGAAAGAACGCGTAAGCTTTGTGAAAGATCTTTGGGAACAATGCAAGTTCTTCTTTATAGCGCCAACAGAATACGATGAAAAAACGATAAAAAAACGCTGGAAAGAAGATTCTCCTGTACAAATGACAGAGCTTATGCACGTACTTGAGGCTATTGATGATTTTTCTCTGGAAAATCAGGAAAAAATTGTAATGGATTGGATTGCTAGCAAAGAATATCATCTTGGAAATATCATGAATGCTTTCCGTCTTACTCTTGTTGGAGAAGGAAAAGGACCACACATGTTTGACATCTCCGCTGTATTAGGGAAAGAAGAAACCGTTGCCCGAATGAAAAGAGCAATAGATGTTATAAAGAAGTAA
- a CDS encoding glycosyltransferase N-terminal domain-containing protein, whose amino-acid sequence MFYNLGIFIYSLLIHLAAPFSRKPRKMMKGHWIVYELLRQQKEKDAKYIWFHAASLGEFEQGRPLIERIRERYPQYKILLTFFSPSGYEVRRNYKGADIVCYLPLDKPRNVKKLLDIIQPCMAFFIKYEFWKNYLDELHKRNIPVYSVSSIFRKDQIFFKWYGGLYRKVLLDFDQLFVQNETSKRFLSKIGIEKVTVVGDTRFDRVLEIRQAAKDLPLVEFFKNESLTIVAGSSWAPDEDLFIEYFNTHPDIKLIIAPHVIDENHLVEIISKLKRPYVRYSKANEQNVKNADCLIIDGFGLLSSIYRYGKIAYIGGGFGVGIHNILEAAVYGIPVIFGPKYHKFMEARQLLEEQGAFTIKDKEDLSQLLDNMISDKEFLKVSGLNAGNYVTKNLGASEKILSQINFE is encoded by the coding sequence ATGTTTTACAATTTAGGAATTTTTATCTACTCACTGCTAATTCATCTTGCAGCTCCTTTCAGCAGAAAGCCTCGCAAGATGATGAAAGGACATTGGATTGTATACGAACTGCTTCGTCAACAAAAAGAGAAAGATGCAAAATACATTTGGTTTCATGCTGCTTCTTTAGGTGAATTCGAACAAGGGCGTCCACTCATAGAAAGAATCAGGGAAAGGTATCCCCAATATAAAATATTGCTCACGTTCTTCTCACCATCCGGTTACGAAGTGCGCAGAAATTACAAAGGGGCAGACATCGTTTGTTACCTACCTCTTGACAAACCTCGCAATGTAAAAAAGCTATTAGATATTATCCAGCCTTGTATGGCTTTCTTTATCAAATACGAATTCTGGAAGAATTACCTGGATGAGCTTCACAAACGAAACATCCCTGTTTACAGCGTTTCATCCATTTTCCGTAAAGATCAGATCTTTTTCAAATGGTATGGAGGACTTTATCGCAAAGTTTTATTGGATTTTGATCAGCTATTTGTTCAGAACGAAACATCCAAGCGTTTTCTTTCCAAGATCGGTATAGAAAAAGTTACTGTTGTGGGAGACACTCGTTTTGACAGAGTACTTGAAATCCGTCAGGCGGCAAAAGATCTTCCTTTAGTAGAATTCTTTAAGAATGAATCTCTGACAATTGTTGCCGGGAGTTCATGGGCACCGGATGAAGATCTTTTCATTGAATATTTCAATACACATCCTGATATTAAGTTGATTATTGCTCCTCATGTAATTGATGAAAACCACTTGGTAGAGATAATCAGTAAATTAAAGCGTCCTTATGTTCGTTATTCAAAAGCAAATGAACAGAATGTAAAAAATGCGGATTGTCTTATTATTGATGGGTTTGGGCTTCTTTCTTCCATTTATAGATATGGTAAAATAGCCTATATCGGCGGAGGATTTGGTGTAGGAATCCATAATATTCTGGAAGCTGCGGTATATGGCATACCTGTCATCTTTGGTCCTAAATATCATAAGTTCATGGAAGCCAGGCAGCTTCTTGAAGAACAAGGAGCATTTACCATAAAAGATAAAGAAGACTTGAGTCAATTACTGGACAATATGATATCAGACAAAGAGTTCCTGAAAGTGAGTGGATTAAATGCTGGAAATTATGTAACCAAGAATCTGGGAGCCAGCGAAAAAATATTGAGTCAGATTAATTTTGAATAA
- a CDS encoding gamma carbonic anhydrase family protein, whose amino-acid sequence MALIKSVRGFTPQFGENCFLADNATIIGDVKMGCECSIWFGTILRGDVNSIRIGDRVNIQDGSVLHTLYEKSTIEIGDNVSVGHNVTIHGATIKDYALVGMGSTILDHAVIGEGAIVAAGSLVLSNTVIEPGTIWGGVPAKFIKKVDPEQAKELNKKIAHNYLMYSEWYK is encoded by the coding sequence ATGGCTTTGATAAAATCAGTGAGAGGGTTTACACCGCAATTTGGTGAGAACTGCTTTCTGGCAGATAATGCGACAATTATTGGTGATGTTAAAATGGGTTGCGAATGTAGTATTTGGTTTGGTACAATATTACGCGGGGATGTAAATTCTATCCGAATTGGGGATAGAGTGAATATTCAGGATGGTTCGGTTTTACATACTTTATATGAGAAGTCTACCATTGAAATAGGTGATAATGTCTCTGTTGGGCACAATGTAACTATTCATGGCGCAACAATAAAAGATTATGCATTAGTAGGTATGGGATCAACCATACTTGATCACGCTGTTATAGGTGAAGGAGCAATAGTTGCTGCGGGCTCTCTGGTTCTAAGTAATACCGTGATTGAGCCGGGGACTATTTGGGGTGGTGTACCTGCAAAGTTTATTAAAAAGGTAGATCCTGAACAAGCAAAAGAACTGAATAAAAAGATAGCACACAATTACCTGATGTATTCTGAATGGTATAAGTAG
- a CDS encoding aminopeptidase P family protein, with protein sequence MKQNIADRIASLRVLLSENKLSAFIIPSTDPHLSEYVASHWKSREWISGFTGSAGTVVVTLNKAGLWTDSRYFLQAADQLKNTEIDLFKDGLPTTPCINEWLLSELDDGDSLGIDGKMFSVSEVEEMKNAFSKKNVAVDSSFDPFELLWSDRPAMPQDSAFIYETKYAGVSCLDKIEQIRLKMEKEGVESLMVSALDEIAWTLNLRGRDVKCNPVVVSYLLITKNETLYFISPEKLTKEVEGYLLSQNIIIRNYDEINNALSDLNSANLLINPSKTNFDVYSAVNPLCKIVRGNSPIALLKALRNEQEIAGVRAAMMRDGVALVKFLRWLGLAVPKGNETELSVDAKLHEFRAAQDMYMGESFDTIAGYKEHGAIVHYSATPESSSSLKPEGFLLLDSGAQYLDGTTDITRTIALGTLTEEEKIDYTLVLKGHIAIAACKFPCGTRGTQIDVLARVALWQRGMNYLHGTGHGVGHFLSVHEGPQGIRMNEIPVLLLPGMITSNEPGIYKGGRHGIRTENLTLVRRDIETEFGEFYRFETVTLCPICTEGIIKSLLSDAEINWLNDYHQVVFDRLSPYLDTEEVSWLREKTVAI encoded by the coding sequence ATGAAACAAAACATAGCAGATCGCATTGCTTCTTTAAGAGTGCTGCTTTCGGAAAATAAACTTTCGGCATTTATTATTCCAAGTACAGATCCCCACCTAAGCGAGTATGTTGCTTCTCATTGGAAATCAAGAGAATGGATTAGTGGCTTTACCGGTTCAGCTGGCACCGTTGTTGTAACACTAAATAAAGCGGGACTTTGGACTGACTCACGCTATTTTCTTCAGGCAGCTGACCAATTGAAAAATACAGAAATTGACCTTTTTAAGGATGGTTTACCTACCACTCCTTGCATAAATGAATGGCTGCTGAGTGAACTGGATGATGGCGATTCTTTGGGTATTGACGGAAAGATGTTTTCTGTGTCTGAAGTGGAAGAGATGAAAAATGCTTTTTCTAAAAAAAATGTAGCAGTAGATTCATCTTTTGATCCTTTTGAACTTTTGTGGAGTGATAGACCAGCAATGCCTCAGGATTCTGCATTTATTTATGAAACTAAATATGCGGGGGTCTCTTGTCTGGATAAGATTGAACAGATTCGTCTGAAAATGGAAAAAGAAGGTGTTGAAAGCTTAATGGTTTCTGCACTTGATGAGATCGCATGGACTCTTAATTTGAGAGGGCGTGATGTGAAATGTAATCCTGTTGTGGTAAGTTATTTACTTATTACTAAAAATGAGACACTTTATTTTATCTCCCCGGAGAAGCTTACCAAGGAAGTAGAAGGCTATTTGTTATCTCAAAATATTATTATTCGTAATTACGATGAGATAAATAATGCATTATCAGACTTAAACTCTGCAAATCTGCTAATTAACCCTTCGAAAACAAATTTTGATGTTTACTCGGCTGTTAATCCATTATGCAAAATAGTACGTGGAAATTCTCCTATTGCCCTTCTGAAAGCTCTGAGAAATGAGCAAGAAATCGCTGGAGTACGTGCAGCAATGATGCGTGATGGAGTAGCCCTAGTTAAATTCCTTCGATGGCTGGGACTTGCTGTTCCAAAAGGAAATGAAACAGAGCTAAGTGTAGATGCAAAGCTTCATGAGTTTAGGGCTGCGCAGGATATGTATATGGGAGAAAGTTTTGATACCATTGCCGGTTATAAGGAGCATGGGGCAATTGTTCATTACTCTGCAACACCTGAGAGCTCTTCTTCTTTGAAACCGGAAGGCTTTTTATTACTTGATTCGGGGGCACAATATTTAGATGGAACAACTGATATTACCCGCACTATTGCTTTAGGGACATTGACTGAAGAAGAGAAAATTGATTATACTTTGGTCTTAAAAGGTCATATTGCTATTGCAGCTTGTAAATTTCCTTGTGGCACTCGTGGCACTCAGATAGATGTATTGGCTCGTGTTGCTTTATGGCAGAGAGGAATGAATTATTTACACGGAACCGGACATGGTGTCGGACATTTTCTTAGTGTTCATGAAGGACCACAAGGCATTCGTATGAATGAGATACCTGTATTATTATTGCCGGGTATGATAACCTCGAATGAACCAGGTATTTATAAAGGCGGCCGCCATGGTATACGTACAGAGAATCTGACCTTGGTACGGCGGGATATTGAAACAGAGTTTGGCGAGTTCTATCGTTTCGAAACAGTGACTCTTTGTCCAATATGCACTGAAGGTATAATTAAATCTCTTCTTTCTGATGCAGAAATTAATTGGCTGAATGATTACCATCAAGTGGTTTTTGATAGATTGAGCCCTTATCTTGATACAGAAGAGGTGTCTTGGTTAAGAGAGAAAACTGTGGCCATCTGA
- the rpsU gene encoding 30S ribosomal protein S21: MIVVPVKEGENIEKALKKFKRKFEKTGVVKELRSRQQFDKPSVTKRFKMERAVYVQKLQQVEE, from the coding sequence ATGATAGTAGTACCTGTAAAAGAAGGCGAAAACATCGAAAAAGCGCTGAAGAAATTCAAAAGAAAATTCGAAAAAACCGGAGTAGTTAAAGAACTAAGAAGCAGACAGCAGTTTGACAAACCATCTGTAACTAAAAGGTTTAAGATGGAACGCGCAGTTTATGTTCAAAAGCTTCAGCAAGTAGAAGAATAA
- a CDS encoding tyrosine-type recombinase/integrase yields MLIDSFLKYLQFERNYSQKTINSYRVDLIQFERSVKDCNEELTLTNVDADIIRQWIVSLMEKKYTASSVDRKLSSLRSFYRFLLIKKELSIDPTRKVVGPKKKKPLPVFLKEVEMNKLLDETDYKEGFIGVRDHLIIEIFYATGIRLSELIGLNDTDISINDSLIKVTGKRNKQRLIPFGNELKESISEYINIRNETMKTWSGAFFVKENGERLYSALVEKLVKRQLTKVVTQKKRSPHVLRHTFATAMLNNEANLNAIKELLGHASLAATEVYTHTTFEELKKIYKLAHPRA; encoded by the coding sequence ATGTTAATTGACTCTTTCCTGAAATATCTGCAGTTTGAAAGAAACTACTCACAGAAAACTATTAATAGTTACAGAGTAGATTTGATTCAATTCGAAAGATCTGTGAAAGATTGCAATGAGGAATTGACATTGACTAACGTAGACGCCGATATTATTCGCCAATGGATTGTAAGCCTGATGGAGAAAAAATATACCGCATCGTCCGTTGATCGCAAATTAAGTTCATTGAGATCGTTCTACCGATTTCTTTTAATTAAGAAGGAGCTTTCTATTGATCCGACACGCAAAGTTGTTGGCCCCAAAAAGAAAAAGCCGCTTCCTGTTTTCTTAAAAGAAGTTGAAATGAATAAACTACTCGATGAAACTGATTACAAAGAAGGTTTTATTGGTGTAAGAGATCATCTGATTATTGAAATATTTTATGCCACGGGCATTAGACTTTCAGAATTAATTGGACTAAACGACACCGATATCAGCATCAACGATTCACTCATTAAAGTCACAGGAAAAAGGAACAAGCAACGGCTCATTCCATTCGGCAACGAATTAAAAGAGTCTATTTCAGAGTATATTAACATAAGAAACGAGACTATGAAAACATGGTCTGGGGCCTTTTTTGTAAAAGAAAACGGAGAGAGACTTTACAGTGCATTAGTTGAGAAGTTAGTAAAACGACAATTAACGAAAGTTGTAACGCAAAAAAAAAGAAGTCCTCATGTATTAAGACATACGTTCGCAACAGCAATGTTGAACAATGAAGCGAATCTTAATGCAATTAAGGAATTACTTGGACATGCCAGCTTGGCAGCAACGGAAGTCTACACGCATACAACATTCGAAGAATTAAAGAAGATTTATAAACTGGCTCATCCAAGAGCATAA
- the raiA gene encoding ribosome-associated translation inhibitor RaiA: MEIRIQSIHFDASEQLQAFIQKKVTKLERLYDDIKLVEVSLKVVKPETVKNKEAGIKIIIPNAEFYADKTNDTFEESIDEGLDALSKQLLKYKEKQQSK; encoded by the coding sequence ATGGAAATCAGAATTCAATCGATTCACTTTGATGCTTCAGAGCAATTACAAGCTTTCATTCAAAAGAAAGTTACGAAGTTAGAGAGACTTTACGATGATATAAAATTAGTGGAGGTGTCATTAAAAGTTGTTAAGCCTGAGACTGTAAAAAATAAAGAAGCCGGAATAAAGATAATTATACCGAACGCTGAATTTTACGCAGATAAGACCAACGATACATTTGAAGAGTCTATAGACGAAGGATTAGACGCACTATCAAAACAATTGTTGAAATACAAGGAAAAGCAACAGAGCAAATAA
- the tuf gene encoding elongation factor Tu, with amino-acid sequence MAKEKFERTKPHVNIGTIGHVDHGKTTLTAAITMVLAKKGLSEVKSFDQIDNAPEEKERGITINTSHVEYQTANRHYAHVDCPGHADYVKNMVTGAAQMDGAIIVVAATDGPMPQTREHILLARQVNVPKLVVFMNKCDMVEDEEMLELVEMEMRELLSFYDFDGDNTPIIRGSALGALNGVEKWEDKVMELMDAVDTWIPLPPRDVDKPFLMPVEDVFSITGRGTVATGRIEAGIIKTGEEVQIIGLGAEGKKSVVTGVEMFRKILDEGQAGDNVGLLLRGIDKEEIKRGMVICHPGKITPHTTFKAEVYILKKEEGGRHTPFHNKYRPQFYLRTLDCTGEITLPEGTDMVMPGDNVTITVELIYPVALNLGLRFAIREGGRTVGAGQITEICD; translated from the coding sequence ATGGCTAAAGAGAAATTTGAACGTACCAAACCGCACGTTAACATTGGTACTATTGGTCACGTTGACCACGGTAAAACAACATTGACTGCAGCTATCACCATGGTGTTAGCAAAAAAAGGTCTTTCTGAAGTGAAGTCTTTCGATCAAATCGATAACGCACCAGAAGAAAAAGAAAGAGGTATTACAATCAATACTTCACACGTTGAGTATCAAACAGCTAACCGTCACTACGCTCACGTTGACTGTCCGGGACACGCCGACTATGTAAAGAACATGGTAACTGGTGCTGCTCAAATGGATGGTGCTATCATTGTGGTTGCTGCAACTGATGGTCCTATGCCTCAAACTCGCGAACACATCCTATTAGCTCGTCAGGTAAACGTTCCTAAATTGGTCGTTTTCATGAACAAGTGCGATATGGTTGAAGACGAAGAAATGTTGGAACTTGTTGAAATGGAAATGAGAGAACTTCTTTCATTCTATGATTTTGATGGTGACAACACTCCTATTATCCGTGGATCTGCCCTTGGCGCACTTAACGGTGTTGAAAAATGGGAAGATAAAGTTATGGAATTGATGGATGCTGTTGACACTTGGATTCCACTTCCTCCACGTGATGTTGATAAACCATTCTTAATGCCAGTTGAAGACGTGTTCTCTATTACAGGCCGTGGTACAGTTGCTACTGGTCGTATCGAAGCAGGTATAATCAAAACAGGTGAAGAAGTTCAGATTATCGGTCTTGGTGCTGAAGGGAAAAAATCAGTTGTTACTGGTGTTGAAATGTTCCGTAAGATTCTTGATGAAGGTCAAGCAGGTGATAACGTTGGTTTATTGCTTCGTGGTATCGACAAAGAAGAAATCAAACGTGGTATGGTTATTTGCCATCCAGGAAAAATCACTCCTCACACAACTTTCAAAGCTGAGGTTTATATCTTGAAAAAAGAAGAAGGTGGACGTCACACTCCATTCCACAACAAATACCGTCCTCAGTTCTACTTACGTACATTAGACTGTACAGGTGAGATTACTCTCCCAGAAGGAACTGATATGGTTATGCCAGGTGATAATGTAACTATCACAGTAGAATTGATCTACCCAGTTGCTCTTAACTTAGGTCTTCGTTTCGCTATCCGTGAAGGTGGACGTACAGTAGGTGCTGGTCAGATTACTGAAATCTGTGACTAA
- the secE gene encoding preprotein translocase subunit SecE has protein sequence MKNLVVKVVSYIKETHNELVHKVSWPTYSELTNSAVVVLYASLLIALVVFVMDSCFRTVMEDIIYPH, from the coding sequence ATGAAAAATTTAGTAGTAAAAGTAGTATCTTACATAAAAGAAACTCATAACGAACTTGTGCATAAAGTATCGTGGCCTACATATTCTGAACTTACTAACAGTGCAGTGGTTGTTTTATATGCTTCCCTACTCATTGCATTGGTAGTTTTTGTTATGGACTCATGCTTCCGTACTGTTATGGAAGATATCATTTATCCACATTAA